The Paenibacillus sp. FSL W8-0426 region TCATTCAAGGGCTACCTTTTTTATTTAATATTTACCAAGTAATCCAACCGCTTGTTCGTTTATAATTGTGAAGAAGTTCGTATTCTTCACTACGCATCAGTCGTTTCATTTTTGTTCTATAAAGGCGATAATCATCTTTTCGTGCTGCTTTACACTCTTTGTTGTAATGAACGCTCTTGATTCCTTTACGGAAATCTTTAAGCTTCTCTCTCCTTGGATCAATGGGCTTCCTGTTGATCTCCAGACTACGCTGCTTCTCATCTTCCCAGGATTGAATCTCTTCACGCGTAAACATCTTCATCCCCGTTGTGCCGGGTTAGATTTTGGCTTTTGAAGCCATGACCTTAGACACAACTAATAGAAGAAGATCTTCGGATTGAACATGAAATCACCTCGGTTTTTATTCAACCTAATTTTAACATATGGTAGCAGATTGGTGCATGGCCTGAAGGTGGCTGCATAACGTTTAGATATCCATTTAATCGGCAACCGGTTCAAGTTCTCAGAATGACTCAAGATTTATATTTATGGATTAATTGTTGGATCGCTTGTCGAACATCACCATGAAATAAACCTCCATGATAACAAATCAGCTGCTCGATATCGTAGTCAAGCAATCGCTGTACCGATCGTACGGCCTCATCCAGATCCATTGTATACTGGGGATTAGCAATGGCGAGCTCGCCTTCCTCGATGACGGCGGCGTCTGCAGCGATCAGTGTTTTACTGGCTGGCAAATATAATGAGATGTGCCCGGGCATATGACCTGGCGTGTGGATGATCTTAATCCCGCCGCACCAAGGCAGCCAATCCTCATCGGCTACCGTCCGGTCAACGGCAACCGGCTCGATCGACTTCAAGAGGCGAATAAATTGCTCCGCATATGGCTTTGCTTCATCGGTCAATGCGTCAAACGTTGATTCTGCCTGTTCAAGCCGCAATGATTTTTTCGTTCCTTCAATGTAAGGCGCTTCTAGCTCGTAAGCAACGATTTCGATGTGTGGATGCGCCCTCTTCAAAGCAGCGACTGACCCCATATGATCCATATCGTGATGCGTCACGATCAGTTTAGTCATTGAATCGAGAGTAACGTTATACCGGTTAGCCGCTTTTTCAATAAGAGGCATGAAATCGGGATAACCGCAGTCGATAAGAATCGTGTCAAACTCATCTTGAAGAAGGATTGGGGTAATGACCTGTTTTTGTCCGTTATATTCAAACTCAATATCAAGTAGATGATAAGTACTCATCAACATACCTCCTAACTAAACAACAATAATTATTGCATATTATTAACACATGACCTTCTCCTGCGATACGAAGCGCCGAAAGCCCCCATAGCCCCTGCGTCATCACGCTCCAAATGAAATTTCACCGTCATACGGTGCCCTTCTTCATTAATCTCCGCCACCGCCGCAGGATGAGCAGCTGGATGAGCTGCAAGAAGAATCTGAGGATGATCCGGAACCTCCGGATGAACCACTGCTGTCTGTGCAATGATCTGCATAACAGCTGGCACTGCTCGTGCAACTGCTGTTTGACGAAGACCCGGAGGCAGTCTTTTCCTGCGGGAGGATTTCCTGCTCCAGGCGACCCATGCGCACCCCGTATGTCGCTTCATGATGTATGGAATGGTACACCATGGCACTCGCCATGAGAAGAGCCACATCGCCCGTACCCGGAGATTCAAGAGAGAGTTCATTTGCGCTTAGACTTGCCGATCTTTGCAGTTTTTCAATCAAGTAGGTAATAACCTGCGCAGCTTCAGGACTCTCCTGCATGCGCCTGGCATGGAAGAGTTGATTCACCAGTTCGGACGGGTCTCCCTGCGCGATCAACTTTTGCACATCACCGGATAACGGATACCTGAAGAAATCGCCCCAGATCACGGAACTATAGGGAGTAAACGCGAATAATTGACAGTACACCCAGTCAAACCAGGCACGTGCTCCTGGCGTTTCGCGGCGGGTAACAGCCGGCTCATGATGTACAGTGGAACCCATAAACTCTGCGCAAAAGTCAGCGTAGGATCTCGTAAACATCAGCATTTCATGCCAAAATTCGTCTACCTCCTCGCTGAACATGGGCACCTGCTTAAGTAAAGAAGCCATAATGAAGTATCTCTTCAGCTCCAGCAGCTTCCATCGATATTCGTGCGTTGTCATATGAGGATATTCCTGTCCCATACGGATCTTCAGTTTGTTGGAAAAATGTTTATTGAAACTCTTTTCCAATTGAAGAACGGTTTGTTTATAGGAGACCTCTTCGCGAAGTCCAAGATTCAAAGGTAACTTTTTGCGTCTGTACGTCACTTTTGCATGCCTTCTGCGGCTTCCCGCCGGACGGAAAATTCTGATCTTACGCCGAATCAAATATACCCCAATAACCAATAAAATGGCTGCGATGTAGTAGTAGATAGGCACAGCGCCTCTCCTCTCCGTTGATATCGTTTCTATGTATGGGTTAAACTCTCACTATTATAAATGACGACCGGTAATGACTAAAAGAGCCCTTTGGCATAAATGCCAGGGATGTATGTTTCTATGCCTGCCCATTCCTTCAAAAATCCAACGTTCAGGGAATTTACCCCTAACCTACGAAATTGCTCGAACATCGAATACAAGCAGGAGTTGGTCTGCTGGTTTGACTTGTCATCTGATATAACAATTATCAATACTAGTCAATAAACCTATTTTTGTGATTGCTACTCTCTCCATTGGACATAGCCACGCCACCGACCTGTGCCAGTGCTTCCAACAGATTTTTTATCTTCATCAATTTCCTCCAAGATTCGATCAACCCATAGAAATGGATTTCTATGCGGTATTACCTCTTGTATTCTTTCAACATCAAACATGATTGCCTTCTCTTGTAGTTTATTTAAAAACCGATTCAAGTAAATTCCGGGACATCTTAGATGCTTATCTAATCGGAAATAAGAACATGTTCTTGTCCCTCGACATTTAATGACCAATTAATGGTATGATTATAATACCCTGTTTTCGTTTTTTATTTTGCCGACCAGTCGACTAAATTTTCAGTGAGGTGCAGCTATGGAGCCTGTTATCCGAGAACTTAAATCCAGTTTTGAGAGTCTGGATCCCTCCGAAATTGAGCAATCCGAATACTTGTCGAATCTAACAACCGAAAGACTTCGGCTGATCCCCTATCCGAACTTCGCTATCGAATTTGACAGTCCTTTATACCTCTTCCGGTTTGAAGATCGAACGCTTGCGATATTCGGACATGATCTCGGTGGTTATTACGCGGTCGATCTCGAGAGTGGCACCGTAACATATATCCACCAGGAAGACGCCCTTTACCGGCTGCAATTTTGCAATTCAAGCTTTGATTCTTTTTTGCAATTTCACAACTTGTTTATGCAGCAGGTAAAGTGGCGAATTGAATCCGGCAACGATCCGCAAAAAGCGGTGGAAGCGCTGGAAACAGAGTTCAGACGCTATGATTCTCAAGCCACGGAAAACGACGATTCCTTTTGGCCGATGCGTTTGTACGAGCTTTCCGACGACCTGTTTCCGCTGAATGATCTGCGTATAAACTTTTACCGATCGATCCTCGACAAAACGAAATGAGATCGTTACCGATACCGCGAAACGTTTTTCCGTGACGATCGCTAAAATGTCCGTATTGCGTTTTTGTTGTATTTATGCACCAATTCTTCCCTTAGTGGACTATCTTGTCTAGTATATAAAGCATCTTCGTTTCGCCATAGATCAAACCAGGGAATGGCCTCATTCTCTACAAATAACAATATTTGATTTGCACATCTATTTATAGAATCCTCATCTTTATGATACCTGAAGTTATAATGTATTGAATATTCATTTTTGTATCCATTTGCTTGGATTCCGTTTAAAGCTATAAAGTCCAGATCATCTAATAGAAATCGTATCCCCGTATGAACTCTATAGAAAGGACCAGATCTCAATTTATGCAGATGGATAAACTCAATTCTTTCTTCGTATATCCTTGTATAAAAGCTCGGCTTAGTTCTAAAAAAGCCATGGGGCAATAATAATTCTCTTATATAGGTTGAACCAATGATTTTTACACAGAGACACTACCGCGGTCAGAACCATCTTCCGATCGCTGTTATCCCCAGATTTCTTTGATCCCCTTTTTCAAGGGGAACATCCGGTGATCAGCCTATGCTTCCGATGCAGCTTTCTTACAGAAAGCTTTTAAGCGACCGCTTCGCTTCTCCAGATTCTTTCTGCCCTCTTCGTTATCGTGTAAATTTCCGGTTCAATCTATATAGTCTCTTTTTTACGAGTCCTCCATGCTTTTTCTCAGGGAATTTATCTTTCATTGCGATCATGTCCCCTTCTTCAGTGGCTCGTCTATGTCTAAATTCATGATTACTTTCAGAAGGAGTATCCTCCAGCATTTAAGTACTCTTGGTTCCACTCGTGTACAGGAACTGGAGTAATGCAATTCATATAATACTCCTTATACTTATCCAGCCCGAAATTAACAGAGTATGACCAGTAGAGCCTATGCATCAAATCTTTAGCTGTATGTAATGCGGTTAGTTCATAAGGCTCTAATCGTTCAAGTGGATTCGCGGGATAGATATCCGTTTCCACGATGGGATTTCCCATTCCCAAATCGCCGATTCCTGGATCAATATACACCAGATTGAATCGAGTAGAACATGAATCCGGACGATTTCCAAAATCTTGGCTAATATAATGTTTGGGTACATCCACATCTGTTTTAGGAGCTATGGCTGCATCTTTCAATTTTTGCTATGCGGTCAACTTTACAGCTGAATTCAACACTCGGATCACTCGAAATTCTTGAATATCCTGTAATTTAACCTCATCCCAAGCAGAGATTGAATTCTCCAAAAAGATATTAAACATGATAATATAAGGCTTTTTGAGTAATTGAACAACTGTTGAAACTGAGTCTGTCACAGGTACAAAATAAACATCATTTTCTTTCCAGCTGAATCGATTTAACATAATGTCTGGCGCCCCCTTTAGATCCATTTTTGTAGTTGTAGAAGAGACCCTTTTCTACTATATAGGTTTGAACCAATGATTTTTACACAGAGACACTACGCGGTCAGAACCTTCTTCCGATCGCTGTTATCCCCAGATTTCTTTGATCCCCTTTTTCAAGGGGAAAATCCGGTGATAAATGCGACCGCTTCGCTTCTCCAGATTCTTTCTGCCCTCTTCGTTATCGTGTAAATTCCGGTTCACTCTATATAGTACATCGTCTTTGGAGAGTAGAAGGCATGCCTGGTCTTATGGCTACTTATGAATTTACCGCTATTTATTTTATCCTATATGATTTTGTAAATGTATTCGCCACATGGACTTCATTCGCTTGTCTTCAGCAATATTCTCATAGAGGATATGCTCCTTCCCTGCTTGTTTAAACCAATCGCGTAATGCTGCAATCCTTCCTTTATTAAAATCAATAAACTGAAAATCTAGTTGTTGTAAGTGCTCCATTTCAAGTAATGCCTCTAAATCCTTGGCTTTAATACTTGTAGAAATCTGCCTTAATTCTAACATTTCAAGAAGGGGGGCTGACCACAAAAGATCTATATGTTTTAACGCTTTCATATTATCCAGTTCCAACTGTCTAAGGTTATGCATTTTAGAGAAGTCACATAAAGCCTCCACCTTAGATAAGGACAATCGTAAATAAGTAAGATTATGCATTGAAGCTATATCATCCAGATTCGTTAAGTTTCGTATATTTGCTAAGCTAAGCATTTTAACTGTAGAATTCGCAAGTGCTGCTAGGGAACCTTTCAAAGTACAATCATGAATAAAGAGACACTCCAATTTGGTTAACTGACGAACAAAATCAACTTCATGAATAGTAGTACTCAAAATGAGCGTGTCAAGTTCAGTTGCATCGCCGATCGGTGTTAAGTCTACAAATTCCCCATTTAATGAAAGATATTGAAGATTTCTAAAGTTAGAAGTAAAGTTTAAGTTTACCGGCTTTTTACTTGTAATTGATAAAAATTGCAATCGCTCTAGTTTACCAAGTATACTCAAATCAATATGATGTTGAAGGTTTAATTGTAAAGCTGTTATATGCTTTAAGTCAGCGATGATCTGTAATAATTCCTCTGTATAGCGCCCTTTCATATCAATTTGACGAATAGACAATACTAAATCCGGACGTTTAGCAAATACATGCTTATCTAATTCTTGTAAATCTTCGAGCTTATCTATATCAATGACAAACGAAATAAGCGCCCGATGTCCCAGTTGCTTAATCGCTTTATTCATTTTCCCTATTGTCCAAGGTGCACCATGCATAGAGCTCGTCCATACTTCTCCCATAACGACTCCCCCAATTGTTTTATGCTACCCATAATCTACCTAAATATTATTGTTAACCAAGCGATCAGAATCTCTATCTGAGATAGTTTTAATTTTACTGCATTTTACAGCGAATCCATATGGGGAGCAAGTTTATGGTTTATTTCTCCTTTAGAGCATCCTTCCTTGGGCTATTCTCTCTCCTAAAATAGCGGCTTCAATGGGATCATGTTCTTGTCCCTCGACAGAAAACAGACCCGCTATGATCGGTAGCGGGTCTGTTCTTCATTTCCATATCTGTACAAGAACGTGCTATTCTACAGTTTTAGGCCGATCTTTTGTTTTTGTTGTAGATATCGAAAGCTACGGCAAGCAGAAGCACCAAACCTTTGATTCCCTGCTGCCAGTCAATGCCCAAACCAATGAGGGACATCCCGTTATTCAGTACCCCCATTACCAAACCGCCGATGATTGCTCCAAACACGGTTCCAATGCCACCGGAAGCTGAAGCCCCGCCGATAAAGCAGGCTGCAATGGCATCCAATTCGAAGTTGGTACCCGCTCTTGGAGTGGCCGCGTTCAGACGGGCAGCGAAGATCAGACCGGAAACGGCGGCGAGCACGCCCATGTTTACAAATACCCAGAATGTCACTTTTTTGGTTTTGACTCCGGACAGTCCTGCAGCCTTTTCATTTCCTCCAAGCGCGTATACATGACGTCCCATTACAGTACGGTTCATGACAAAGGAATAAACGATGATCAGTACAAACAGCAGGATCAAAATATTCGGAATTCCGGCGTAACTTGCCAACACGAAGGTAAACAGGTTCGTCACCGCAGCCACCACAATCAGTTTGAGCAGGAAAAGCCCCTGCGATACGACCGCGAATCCGTATTTCCGCTGGGAGCGGCGTTCCCGCAGTTCATTCACGATGTACCAGACCGTAAGCGCAACGCCGACAAGGATCGAGATGAGCCCGAAACCCGAGAATTGAATATCAGGCAGGAACCCGGAGCTAATCTTTTGGAATCCTCCCGGAAAAGGAGAGATGGACTGCCCTTCGAGCACGATCATCGTCAACCCGCGGAAGAGCAGCATGCCCGCAAGGGTCACGATAAACGCAGGGATCCGCACATAGGCGATCCAGAAGCCCTGCCAGGCTCCGATTAACGCCCCGACCAGCAAAGAAGCGATCACCGCCATCCAGGCCGGAAGCTGCCAGTCGACCATCATGATTGCTGCCACTGCACCGACAAAGGCTGCAACGGAACCTACCGACAGGTCAATATGTCCGGTAATAATGACCAGTACCATCCCGATGGCGAGCACAAGAATATAGCTGTTCTGCAGGATCAGATTCGTAATATTGATCGGTTTCAGTAAGAGCCCGCCAGTCAGCAGCTCGAACAAGATCATAATGACAACCAGGGCGATGATCATCCCGTATTGGCGTATATTGTTTTTGAACAGTTTAGTTAGCATTTCCATGCTTCTCGCCTCCAGACTTCGTCATATATCTCATCAACGTTTCCTGCGTAGCTTCTTCGCGGCTGACTTCTCCCGTGATGCGCCCGGCATTCATGACATAAATCCGGTCACACAAGCCCAGAACCTCCGGAAGCTCGGATGAGATCACCAGCACGCCCTTGCCCTCTGCAGCAAGGCGGTGAATAATGGTATAGATTTCGAATTTGGCGCCCACATCGATTCCGCGGGTCGGTTCATCCAGAATGAGAATATCCGGACCGGCAAAAATCCATTTGCTCAGCACCACTTTCTGCTGATTGCCACCGCTCAGGTTTCCGGTTTTCTGCAAAATGCTCGGTGCTTTGATATTCATGCTTTTCTTCATTTCTTCGGCAACCAGCACTTCTTCACGTTCGTTCACAACTGCATTTTTGGTCAGCTTGCTCAGACCGGTCAGTGAGATATTGCGTTTGATATCATCCATAAGAATGAGCCCGTATTCCTTCCGATCCTCCGTCACGTAGGCAAAACCATTTTGAATCGCCTCCGTTACGCTGTTGTTCTGAATCGGTTTGCCATCCTTGATCAGCTGGCCCGATATGTTTCGTCCATAAGATTTGCCGAAGATGCTCATGGCCAGCTCCGTACGTCCCGCCCCCATCAGACCGGCAATGCCCACGATCTCGCCACGCCGGATGTTCATGTTGACCTGATCCAGCACCTTGCGTTCGGCATGATGCTCGTGATAAACGGTCCAGTCCTTCACTTCCAATATGACTTTACCGATATTGGCATGACGTTCCGGGTAGCGGCTTGTCAGGTCACGGCCCACCATTCCGCTGATAATCCGGTCTTCGGTGACGTTATCCTTTCTCATGTCCAGCGTCTCGATCGTCTTGCCGTCCCGCAATATCGTAACGGAGTCCGATACCTTGGACACTTCATTCAGCTTGTGGGAAATCAGGATACACGCAATTCCCTGCTTTTTGAATTCCAGCATTAATTGGAGCAGATTTTCGCTATCATCCTCATTAAGCGCTGCCGTTGGTTCATCCAGAATGAGCAGACGAACCTTTTTGGAGAGTGCTTTTGCAATTTCGACCAGCTGCTGTTTACCCACGCCGATGTTGGATACAAGCGTGTTCGGATTTTCGCTGAGCCCCACTTTGGAAAGCAATTCACGTGTACCGACCAACGTTTCTTTCCAGTCAATGATGCCTTTGCTGGCACGTTCATTGCCCAGAAAGATGTTCTCCGCGATGGACAGGTAAGGGATCAGCGCGAGCTCCTGATGGATAATGACGATCCCCAGATCCTCGCTCTGCTTGATATTTTTGAACTCGCATGTTTTGCCCTGAAACAAAATATCCCCTTCGTACGTTCCATGTGGATATACACCGCTAAGCACTTTCATCAGCGTGGATTTTCCTGCACCGTTCTCACCGCACAGCGAATGAATTTCGCCTTCCCGGACCTTGAGATTGACGTTCTCCAGTGCTTTGACCCCAGGAAAGGTTTTGGTAATGCCCTTCATTTCCAATATGATTCCGGTCATGGGATTTGCTCCTTTCCATTATTATTTCAATCCAATTTCTTCTTTGGTGTAATATCCGGTGCCTACAATGTCCTTCTCCACGTTTGTGCGATCCACTGAAATCGGATCCAGCAAATAGGCTGGTACGATCTTAATTCCGTTGTTATATGACTTTTCGTCATTCACTTCCGCTTGTTTTCCTTGCAAAATGCTATTGGCCATCTCTACCGTTTGTTCCGCCAGCTTGCGGGTATCCTTGAATACCGTCTGCGTCTGCTCTCCCGCAACAATGGATTTGATCGAGGCCAGCTCCGCGTCCTGACCCGTAATGACGGGCAAAGGTTTACTCTTTGATCCGTATCCGACGCCTTTTAGCGACGAGATGATGCCAATGCTGATTCCGTCGTACGGGGACAAGACCGCATCCAGGTGATCTCCCGAATAATAGGCGCTGAGCAGGTTATCCATCCTCGACTGAGCCAATGCTCCATCCCAGCGCAAGGTCGCGATCTGCGCCATCGTGGTTTGGTTGCTCCGCACGACAAGCTTGCCGGAATCGATATACGGCTTCAGCACAGACATCGCACCGTCAAAGAAGAAATACGCATTGTTATCGTCGGGCGAGCCGCCAAACAGCTCAATGTTGAACGGGCCCTTGCCTTCCTTGAGGCCCAGCTTCTGCTCAATGTAAGAAGCCTGGAGCACGCCCACCTTAAAGTTGTCGAACGTCGCGTAGTACGTTAAATAGGGCGTGTTGCGAATCAGACGGTCGTAGGATATGACTTGAATGCCTTCATCGTGAGCCTTCTTGATCACATCCGTCAGCGTATTGCCATCCACGGATGCAATCACCATCACATCCACTCCCTTGGTGATCATGTTCTCAATCTGTGAAATCTGATTTTCGACCACGTCCTCAGCGTATTGCAGATCCGTTTTATACCCCTGTTCCTGAAACAAACGGACCATGTTCTCTCCGTCGCCGACCCATCGCTCGGAGGATTTGGTTGGCATGGAGATGCCGACATATCCTTTTTCCTTGCTGCCTGCCCCACTCTCAGCCAGATTGCAAGCCGACAGCATCAGGGTCATCACCAGAAGCCAGATCATCACTGCTCCTTTTTTCATATCAAGTTCCCCTTTCCTCAAAATCATGCGGATCGTGAACGAATCATAAGATAACGCTTACAACGTTCGAAGTGACCCATACTGCTTTCTGTTTCCGCCTGATCCAATCGTAGCATTATGACGTCGAGACCGTCTTTGCAGCTTTTGAACCTTTTTTATAATATTTTAACTTTTGTATAACCTGTAGAAGTTAAGGTGCTGAATCCCTTGCCTCGAGTATCGTTCATCCACCGGGTATAAAAAAAGAGCTGATCCGCTTCGCAGAAGCAGAACAACTCCGTTGCCCTTGTCCATGTCCGGTGATGTTATCCCTGGTCCGCTTGATGTTATACCAGGTCCGCGGAGGCACTGTGCCCTGTGCCCCCGTCTTTTCGGTACTGCGCAGGCGAGATCCCCATCTTTTTCTTAAACGCCGTGCTGAAATAATGCTGGGTGTCGTAACCGACCCGTTCTGCAATGCTGTGGATGGGCATCGTCGTGGAATCCAGCAGCTGCACCGCTTTACGGATGCGGGCATGCGTGACCAGGGTTACGAAAGTATCGTTCAGCTCTTTCTTGAGCACCCGGCTGAGATATACCGAGGAGACTTGCAAGCGGGCAGCGAGCGATTCAAGCGTCAGTTCCCGATCCGCGTACTCCTCATTGATGATCTGCCGAGCCCTGCGCACCAGCGGAGACAATCGGGCTTCCCCATAAACAAGTTCCCGGCATAGCCGGTAAGCATTCGGGGCCTCTTCTAATGTACCTGTATTTTGCACCACACGGGCATGAACGGCAATATTGAGGCAGGAACCGATCTGCTGTTCAATGATGCAATCCAGCTCTTCCGGAGCCGCCTGCCACAAGCAAAAGCCGATTAACCCATTCGGGTCCCTGAACAGGACATGCGGAAGTTCTCCCAGCAGTTCGCCGATAATATTCTCCACGGCAAAAAGAAACAATTGGCGGTCATTCTCCCGCATAAGGGACTGACGGGCTTCGGCCGCAGGCCAGCGGACGATCCCGAGCTGCACGGGCGGATCGGATGGCAGACGCAGGAACGCCAGCTGCTCTGTCAGATCTTTTCCTTCCGCAAGCCCTTCCAGCCACTCCAGACAAAAACGCTGACGCAAAAGCGGAATATTGCGTTCGATCTGATCCGCAGCCTGCTTAACGTAAGCGGTCCGCTTGCGTTCTTCGTCCATCCGCCGATGCAAACGCTCGAGCGCAGCATGCAGCCGCTCCGCATCTACCGGCTTTAGGATGTAATCCTCCACGCCAAGTCGCACGGCCTCCTGAGCATAAGCAAACTCATCATGACCGGAGATGATCAGACAGCGGCAGCCCGGACATTCGTCCTGAAGGCGGCGGATCAGATCAATCCCGTTCAGAAATGGCATATTCATATCCACAAGGATGATATCGATACCGAGCTGGACAGCCAGCTCCAGCGCTTCTTCACCGTCTTCCGCTTCACCGGCAACCTCCATGCCC contains the following coding sequences:
- a CDS encoding MBL fold metallo-hydrolase; the encoded protein is MSTYHLLDIEFEYNGQKQVITPILLQDEFDTILIDCGYPDFMPLIEKAANRYNVTLDSMTKLIVTHHDMDHMGSVAALKRAHPHIEIVAYELEAPYIEGTKKSLRLEQAESTFDALTDEAKPYAEQFIRLLKSIEPVAVDRTVADEDWLPWCGGIKIIHTPGHMPGHISLYLPASKTLIAADAAVIEEGELAIANPQYTMDLDEAVRSVQRLLDYDIEQLICYHGGLFHGDVRQAIQQLIHKYKS
- a CDS encoding SUKH-4 family immunity protein codes for the protein MEPVIRELKSSFESLDPSEIEQSEYLSNLTTERLRLIPYPNFAIEFDSPLYLFRFEDRTLAIFGHDLGGYYAVDLESGTVTYIHQEDALYRLQFCNSSFDSFLQFHNLFMQQVKWRIESGNDPQKAVEALETEFRRYDSQATENDDSFWPMRLYELSDDLFPLNDLRINFYRSILDKTK
- the mmsB gene encoding multiple monosaccharide ABC transporter permease gives rise to the protein MEMLTKLFKNNIRQYGMIIALVVIMILFELLTGGLLLKPINITNLILQNSYILVLAIGMVLVIITGHIDLSVGSVAAFVGAVAAIMMVDWQLPAWMAVIASLLVGALIGAWQGFWIAYVRIPAFIVTLAGMLLFRGLTMIVLEGQSISPFPGGFQKISSGFLPDIQFSGFGLISILVGVALTVWYIVNELRERRSQRKYGFAVVSQGLFLLKLIVVAAVTNLFTFVLASYAGIPNILILLFVLIIVYSFVMNRTVMGRHVYALGGNEKAAGLSGVKTKKVTFWVFVNMGVLAAVSGLIFAARLNAATPRAGTNFELDAIAACFIGGASASGGIGTVFGAIIGGLVMGVLNNGMSLIGLGIDWQQGIKGLVLLLAVAFDIYNKNKRSA
- the mmsA gene encoding multiple monosaccharide ABC transporter ATP-binding protein, whose amino-acid sequence is MTGIILEMKGITKTFPGVKALENVNLKVREGEIHSLCGENGAGKSTLMKVLSGVYPHGTYEGDILFQGKTCEFKNIKQSEDLGIVIIHQELALIPYLSIAENIFLGNERASKGIIDWKETLVGTRELLSKVGLSENPNTLVSNIGVGKQQLVEIAKALSKKVRLLILDEPTAALNEDDSENLLQLMLEFKKQGIACILISHKLNEVSKVSDSVTILRDGKTIETLDMRKDNVTEDRIISGMVGRDLTSRYPERHANIGKVILEVKDWTVYHEHHAERKVLDQVNMNIRRGEIVGIAGLMGAGRTELAMSIFGKSYGRNISGQLIKDGKPIQNNSVTEAIQNGFAYVTEDRKEYGLILMDDIKRNISLTGLSKLTKNAVVNEREEVLVAEEMKKSMNIKAPSILQKTGNLSGGNQQKVVLSKWIFAGPDILILDEPTRGIDVGAKFEIYTIIHRLAAEGKGVLVISSELPEVLGLCDRIYVMNAGRITGEVSREEATQETLMRYMTKSGGEKHGNAN
- the chvE gene encoding multiple monosaccharide ABC transporter substrate-binding protein; the protein is MKKGAVMIWLLVMTLMLSACNLAESGAGSKEKGYVGISMPTKSSERWVGDGENMVRLFQEQGYKTDLQYAEDVVENQISQIENMITKGVDVMVIASVDGNTLTDVIKKAHDEGIQVISYDRLIRNTPYLTYYATFDNFKVGVLQASYIEQKLGLKEGKGPFNIELFGGSPDDNNAYFFFDGAMSVLKPYIDSGKLVVRSNQTTMAQIATLRWDGALAQSRMDNLLSAYYSGDHLDAVLSPYDGISIGIISSLKGVGYGSKSKPLPVITGQDAELASIKSIVAGEQTQTVFKDTRKLAEQTVEMANSILQGKQAEVNDEKSYNNGIKIVPAYLLDPISVDRTNVEKDIVGTGYYTKEEIGLK
- a CDS encoding response regulator, which codes for MKRATMQAAWTELESAAVSVAGVQTLQTSGRYQVLIADDEPIIREGIRDAIDWDRLGMEVAGEAEDGEEALELAVQLGIDIILVDMNMPFLNGIDLIRRLQDECPGCRCLIISGHDEFAYAQEAVRLGVEDYILKPVDAERLHAALERLHRRMDEERKRTAYVKQAADQIERNIPLLRQRFCLEWLEGLAEGKDLTEQLAFLRLPSDPPVQLGIVRWPAAEARQSLMRENDRQLFLFAVENIIGELLGELPHVLFRDPNGLIGFCLWQAAPEELDCIIEQQIGSCLNIAVHARVVQNTGTLEEAPNAYRLCRELVYGEARLSPLVRRARQIINEEYADRELTLESLAARLQVSSVYLSRVLKKELNDTFVTLVTHARIRKAVQLLDSTTMPIHSIAERVGYDTQHYFSTAFKKKMGISPAQYRKDGGTGHSASADLV